In a genomic window of Akkermansia massiliensis:
- a CDS encoding lysophospholipid acyltransferase family protein codes for MLLLNPIVRKTSEKRSRWWTKLAGFGLWSLLQPICMSLNIRSIKEEHDDVYTAPFLVALWHNRTTVPGYAWSLAQKPLKMCVLTSASKDGALVEAVCKHFGLDSVRGSSGRRGALAYMEMMRKVQEGDVCFCLTPDGPQGPIYQVHHGIIKMASQSGLPIVPVCIEYESCWRLNKAWDRYAIPKPCSNVNILWKKRLFIPPDATDEQVADYARLLAGLLSEGLPDFPPLNQSLLCKSSTENR; via the coding sequence ATGTTGCTGCTCAACCCCATTGTCCGAAAAACGTCCGAAAAGCGTTCCCGCTGGTGGACCAAGCTGGCCGGCTTCGGCCTGTGGTCGTTGCTCCAGCCCATCTGCATGAGCCTGAATATCCGCTCCATCAAGGAGGAGCACGACGACGTTTACACGGCGCCCTTCCTGGTGGCCCTCTGGCACAACCGCACGACGGTGCCCGGCTACGCCTGGTCCCTGGCCCAGAAGCCGCTCAAGATGTGCGTGCTCACCAGCGCCAGCAAGGACGGCGCCCTGGTGGAGGCCGTATGCAAACACTTCGGCTTGGATTCCGTCCGCGGTTCCTCCGGACGGCGGGGAGCCCTGGCCTACATGGAAATGATGAGGAAGGTGCAGGAGGGGGACGTCTGCTTCTGCCTCACCCCGGACGGTCCGCAGGGCCCCATTTACCAGGTGCACCACGGCATCATCAAGATGGCCTCCCAGTCCGGGCTTCCCATCGTTCCCGTGTGCATCGAATATGAAAGCTGCTGGAGGCTGAACAAGGCCTGGGACCGCTACGCCATTCCCAAGCCGTGTTCCAACGTGAACATTCTATGGAAAAAGCGCCTGTTCATTCCTCCGGACGCAACGGATGAGCAGGTAGCGGACTACGCCCGCCTTCTGGCCGGGCTGCTGAGCGAGGGGCTTCCGGACTTCCCGCCACTTAATCAATCATTATTATGCAAATCATCGACGGAAAACAGGTAG
- the folD gene encoding bifunctional methylenetetrahydrofolate dehydrogenase/methenyltetrahydrofolate cyclohydrolase FolD — protein sequence MQIIDGKQVASQVLEEVGKDIARLREQGITPGLAVVLVGEDPASQVYVNSKVKKCAELGMNSRKIVLSADASQEELLQVVRDLNADPSIHGILVQSPPPPHIDEAAVVLEIDPAKDVDGFHPENVAKLVLEDETGFVPCTPLGCMRLLQAAGIETAGANAVVIGRSMIVGKPMAHLLMSKQANATVTVAHSRTKNLPELCRSADIIVAAIGRPAFVTADFVKDGAVVVDVGINRVEDASAKRGYRIVGDVAYDEVVPKCRAITPVPGGVGPMTIAMLMANTVKACRQQTGA from the coding sequence ATGCAAATCATCGACGGAAAACAGGTAGCCTCCCAGGTGCTGGAAGAGGTTGGAAAGGACATTGCCCGGCTCAGGGAACAGGGAATAACGCCCGGCCTGGCCGTGGTTCTGGTGGGGGAGGACCCCGCCTCCCAGGTGTATGTGAATTCCAAGGTGAAAAAATGCGCGGAGCTGGGAATGAACTCCCGTAAAATCGTTCTCTCCGCGGATGCCTCCCAGGAAGAACTGCTCCAGGTCGTCCGTGACTTGAATGCGGACCCCTCCATCCACGGCATTCTGGTGCAGAGCCCGCCTCCCCCCCATATCGACGAGGCGGCCGTGGTCCTGGAAATAGACCCCGCCAAGGATGTGGACGGCTTCCACCCGGAGAACGTCGCCAAGCTGGTGCTGGAGGATGAAACCGGTTTTGTGCCCTGTACCCCGCTGGGCTGCATGAGGCTGTTGCAGGCGGCCGGCATTGAAACGGCGGGCGCGAATGCCGTGGTCATCGGCCGCAGCATGATCGTGGGCAAGCCGATGGCCCATCTTCTGATGTCCAAGCAGGCGAACGCCACCGTTACGGTGGCCCACTCCCGCACGAAGAACCTGCCGGAGCTTTGCCGTTCCGCAGACATCATCGTGGCGGCGATAGGCAGGCCCGCATTTGTGACGGCTGATTTTGTGAAGGACGGCGCCGTGGTGGTGGACGTGGGCATCAACCGCGTGGAAGATGCCTCCGCCAAGCGCGGCTACCGGATTGTTGGAGACGTGGCCTATGATGAAGTGGTGCCCAAGTGCCGGGCCATTACCCCCGTGCCCGGCGGCGTGGGGCCGATGACCATCGCCATGCTGATGGCTAACACGGTCAAGGCCTGCCGCCAGCAGACGGGGGCCTGA
- a CDS encoding enoyl-ACP reductase FabI yields MSSKLLEGKVGVVIGVANKRSIAFAIAKAWHEAGAKLIFNYQGERLKDGVLKLVHENFGEDVPVYDLDVSNDESINAFFEKVREHTDKVDCMLHSVAFAPKEALGGSFLDTGREAFKISLDISAYSLVALSRAVEPMMSDNGSILAMSYLGSEKVVPNYNLMGVSKAALEACTRYLAYDLGRARGIRVNCISAGPMQTLAARGVSGFNTMFKVYEEHAPLGRSCTGEELGATGVFLASDGAAAITGQVIYVDGGYQIMGM; encoded by the coding sequence ATGTCAAGTAAATTACTCGAAGGCAAAGTTGGTGTCGTAATCGGCGTGGCGAACAAGCGCAGCATCGCGTTCGCAATTGCCAAGGCATGGCATGAAGCGGGCGCAAAGCTCATCTTCAATTATCAGGGCGAACGCCTCAAGGACGGCGTGCTCAAGCTGGTCCATGAAAACTTCGGCGAAGACGTCCCCGTTTACGATCTGGATGTCAGCAATGATGAATCCATCAATGCATTCTTTGAAAAAGTCCGGGAACACACGGACAAGGTGGATTGCATGCTGCATTCCGTGGCTTTTGCCCCGAAGGAAGCCCTTGGCGGCAGTTTCCTGGATACGGGACGCGAGGCGTTCAAGATTTCCCTGGATATCTCCGCCTACTCCCTGGTGGCCCTTTCCCGCGCCGTGGAGCCCATGATGTCCGACAACGGCAGCATTCTGGCGATGTCCTACCTGGGTTCCGAAAAGGTGGTGCCGAACTACAACCTGATGGGCGTTTCCAAGGCCGCCCTGGAAGCCTGCACCCGTTATCTGGCGTATGATCTGGGCCGCGCCCGCGGCATCCGCGTCAACTGCATCAGCGCGGGCCCCATGCAGACGCTTGCGGCACGCGGCGTTTCCGGCTTTAACACCATGTTCAAGGTGTATGAGGAACATGCCCCCCTGGGCCGTTCCTGCACGGGCGAGGAACTGGGCGCTACCGGCGTCTTCCTGGCCAGCGACGGCGCAGCCGCGATCACCGGACAGGTGATTTACGTGGACGGCGGCTATCAGATCATGGGCATGTAG
- a CDS encoding diacylglycerol/lipid kinase family protein, producing the protein MRIPLFFNNTARSARADRFRRWLDGHRDLFDVIEPESREDMLRHLAARADSGTPVVAVAGGDGTLGVAARALCNTETALAPFPAGTMNVFSREIGIRQDFDHALHVLNAGRPRDVDLFAFNGQPFLQMAGIGADARAVELTTWEMKKKWKAFAYVIAGARVCTERQPRLTLSTDDGRVVAGRSILFGNGRRYGGPLNFFAEADNDDGLLDAVVFKHSIPSIIGECLMAAVHGGFHSRRNGSFEYIRMTGGTVISAGQAACELDGDYMGNAPVRITRHGTLKVLAP; encoded by the coding sequence ATGAGGATTCCCCTGTTTTTCAATAATACGGCGCGCAGCGCCAGGGCCGACCGCTTCCGCCGCTGGCTGGACGGCCACCGGGATCTTTTTGACGTCATTGAGCCGGAAAGCAGGGAAGACATGCTGCGCCACCTGGCCGCCCGGGCGGATTCCGGAACTCCCGTCGTGGCCGTGGCGGGCGGGGACGGCACGCTGGGCGTGGCGGCCAGGGCCCTCTGCAATACGGAAACGGCGCTGGCCCCCTTCCCCGCGGGAACCATGAACGTCTTCTCCCGTGAAATCGGTATCCGGCAGGATTTTGACCATGCTCTGCATGTTCTGAATGCGGGACGTCCCAGGGACGTGGACCTGTTCGCCTTCAACGGGCAGCCCTTTCTCCAGATGGCGGGCATAGGCGCGGACGCCCGTGCCGTGGAACTGACCACGTGGGAAATGAAAAAGAAATGGAAGGCCTTCGCCTACGTCATTGCCGGCGCCCGGGTTTGCACGGAGCGGCAGCCCCGGCTGACCCTGTCCACGGATGACGGGCGGGTGGTGGCAGGCCGTTCCATCCTCTTCGGCAACGGGCGCAGGTACGGCGGACCGCTGAATTTCTTTGCGGAAGCGGATAATGACGACGGTCTTCTGGACGCCGTGGTTTTCAAACATTCCATTCCCTCCATCATCGGGGAATGCCTGATGGCCGCCGTCCACGGAGGCTTCCATTCCCGGCGGAACGGCTCCTTTGAATATATCCGGATGACGGGGGGAACCGTCATTTCCGCCGGACAGGCCGCCTGTGAACTGGACGGCGATTATATGGGCAACGCCCCGGTCCGCATCACGCGCCACGGCACGCTGAAGGTACTCGCCCCCTGA
- a CDS encoding transglutaminase-like domain-containing protein, protein MNPLPSALLLGLTAALCAAHDAIPDGVEFLRAYMPAQDRETITEERLDREVRLALDARSQFPWAGKVPWELYENNVLPYAVVNEPRDEWREQFHNLFAPLVSACKTGREAALTIASCIQKTLNVRYSTERRVPHQGVKESLQSGKVSCTGQSILLVCALRSVGIPARMAGVLTWNHVRGNHNWVEAWCDGEWKMLEYNEKDFNTPWVMSAISMLDPRKPENAIYATSWKKEGAGEFFPLIWEARYDEKRRALTFPPESRTVPAVRITDRYMKLASDWVAAQPEYLPGSRLMLDIRDGKEGSGRRLPLRVVLKSEEGKVLAEGTTPGPSDDMRKFLEVRLPDNVSRGILEFMLPDGTVRHEPVAHTEAPVQILNFSVTAP, encoded by the coding sequence ATGAATCCGCTGCCTTCCGCCCTTCTCCTGGGCCTGACCGCCGCTCTCTGCGCCGCCCATGACGCCATTCCGGACGGAGTGGAATTCCTGCGCGCCTACATGCCCGCGCAGGACAGGGAAACGATTACGGAAGAACGGCTGGACCGGGAAGTCCGCCTGGCGCTGGACGCCCGCAGCCAGTTCCCCTGGGCCGGCAAGGTTCCGTGGGAGCTTTATGAAAACAACGTGCTCCCCTATGCCGTGGTCAACGAGCCGCGCGACGAATGGCGGGAACAGTTCCACAACCTCTTTGCGCCGCTGGTTTCCGCATGCAAGACGGGCCGGGAAGCCGCCCTCACGATTGCCTCCTGCATCCAGAAAACCCTGAATGTGCGCTATTCCACGGAAAGAAGGGTTCCTCACCAGGGGGTGAAGGAATCCCTGCAATCCGGCAAGGTTTCCTGCACGGGCCAGAGCATCCTGCTCGTCTGCGCGCTCCGCTCCGTGGGCATTCCGGCCCGCATGGCCGGCGTCCTTACCTGGAACCATGTGCGCGGCAACCACAACTGGGTGGAAGCCTGGTGTGACGGGGAATGGAAAATGCTGGAGTACAACGAGAAGGATTTCAACACCCCGTGGGTGATGTCCGCCATCAGCATGCTGGACCCCCGCAAACCGGAGAACGCCATTTACGCCACCTCCTGGAAGAAGGAGGGCGCCGGAGAGTTCTTCCCGCTGATCTGGGAAGCCCGCTACGACGAAAAAAGGCGCGCGCTGACCTTCCCTCCGGAAAGCCGGACCGTCCCCGCCGTCAGGATCACGGACCGTTATATGAAACTGGCGTCGGACTGGGTGGCGGCACAGCCGGAGTACCTGCCGGGCAGCAGGCTGATGCTGGATATCAGGGATGGGAAGGAAGGCAGCGGCAGAAGACTGCCCCTGCGCGTCGTTCTCAAGTCGGAAGAAGGGAAAGTCCTGGCGGAAGGCACCACCCCCGGCCCATCCGACGACATGAGGAAGTTTCTGGAAGTGCGCCTGCCGGACAACGTCTCCCGCGGCATTCTGGAATTCATGCTGCCCGACGGAACAGTGCGCCATGAACCCGTGGCCCATACGGAAGCCCCGGTGCAGATTTTGAATTTCTCCGTGACCGCTCCATGA
- a CDS encoding tRNA dihydrouridine synthase has protein sequence MHRRMLLALAPMKDVTDLAFLKTLKDLNSLPDYFITEYFRTVAHHKKMSPYILRSIDENPTGRPIYGQLVGHEPEYLARDALALMEHDCAGVDLNMGCPAPMVCRRNAGGGMLRSLKAMDAALGALRDVLPAGAFTVKCRLGYENPDEFERILPVIAAHTPDRVCIHARTVREGYRSPVHPEWVKWAVEALDCPVVANGNIVDAATADAWVRLARPAGLMIGRAALRNPWIFSQLHDRFQGRVPASPTFRDVLHYIRRLHERTLEMQERYVEEKHIHRMKKYLVYTARGLPYSFDHYMKRAKTSRDFMRICEDILDNDAPFAPTPPEDTHLFAHFHALLAQEEACLPPGIQV, from the coding sequence ATGCACAGGCGCATGCTCCTGGCCCTGGCCCCCATGAAAGATGTGACGGATCTGGCTTTCCTCAAGACGTTGAAGGACTTGAATTCACTGCCGGATTATTTCATCACGGAGTATTTCAGAACGGTGGCCCATCATAAAAAGATGTCGCCATACATCCTGCGCTCCATTGATGAAAATCCCACGGGGCGCCCCATTTACGGCCAGCTCGTGGGCCATGAGCCGGAGTACCTGGCGAGGGACGCGCTGGCCCTGATGGAGCACGACTGCGCGGGGGTGGACCTGAACATGGGCTGCCCCGCCCCGATGGTGTGCAGGAGAAACGCCGGAGGGGGCATGCTGCGCTCCCTGAAGGCCATGGACGCGGCCCTGGGCGCGCTCCGGGACGTTCTTCCCGCCGGGGCCTTCACCGTCAAATGCCGCCTGGGATACGAGAATCCGGACGAGTTTGAACGCATTCTCCCCGTGATTGCCGCCCACACCCCGGACAGGGTGTGCATCCACGCCCGCACCGTACGGGAAGGCTACCGCTCCCCGGTGCATCCGGAATGGGTAAAATGGGCCGTGGAAGCGCTGGACTGTCCGGTGGTCGCCAACGGCAACATTGTGGATGCGGCCACGGCGGACGCGTGGGTGCGGCTGGCCCGGCCCGCAGGCCTGATGATCGGGCGCGCGGCCCTGCGCAATCCATGGATATTTTCCCAGCTTCACGACCGTTTCCAGGGTAGAGTCCCTGCTTCCCCCACCTTCCGGGACGTGCTGCATTACATCCGCCGCCTCCATGAGCGCACGCTGGAAATGCAGGAGCGTTATGTGGAGGAAAAACACATCCACCGCATGAAAAAATACCTGGTTTACACCGCGCGCGGGCTTCCCTATTCCTTTGACCATTACATGAAAAGGGCGAAAACCTCCCGCGATTTCATGCGCATTTGCGAGGATATCCTGGACAATGACGCCCCGTTTGCCCCCACGCCGCCGGAAGACACGCACCTGTTCGCCCATTTCCATGCCCTACTTGCGCAAGAGGAAGCTTGTCTCCCTCCCGGAATTCAGGTATGA
- a CDS encoding 4-hydroxy-3-methylbut-2-enyl diphosphate reductase has product MNQDSTRKARVNVRRAEVMEQVEKEIQQHYQSELISHIRSAGNVYNLGHTEFFLAREFGFCNGVRRAIDIAYAARRVFPDRRIFLIGDIIHNPEVNRQLEEMGIQKLPWKQLDSSYDRIAADDVVIIPAFGVPTPFMDALEEKGVQIVDTTCGDVMKVWKRVKNYAAMGITSIIHGKATHEETSATASRALGERGKGKYLVVYDLEDARILCDYMLGRGDREAFLKRFEGCYSPGFDPDRDLEEVGIANQTTMLKTETQTLQRMVKDAVVQRDGDDDNFYVFDTICGATQDRQDALYELLKNPLDVMFVVGGYNSSNTTHLVDIAKEHVPTYFIESAESIKSIQYVDAFDTETREVRRMTTEPVVQNLGKSLKVGITAGASCPANLIEATILRIAELRK; this is encoded by the coding sequence ATGAATCAGGACTCAACCCGCAAAGCCAGAGTGAATGTGAGACGAGCCGAGGTGATGGAACAGGTGGAGAAGGAAATCCAGCAGCATTACCAGAGTGAATTGATTTCCCATATCCGGTCTGCGGGCAACGTGTACAACCTGGGCCACACGGAATTTTTCCTGGCGAGGGAGTTTGGATTCTGCAACGGCGTGCGCCGCGCCATAGACATAGCGTATGCGGCCCGCAGGGTGTTCCCGGACCGGCGGATTTTCCTGATCGGGGACATCATCCACAATCCGGAGGTAAACCGGCAGCTGGAGGAAATGGGCATTCAGAAGCTTCCCTGGAAGCAGCTTGATTCCTCCTATGACCGGATTGCCGCGGACGACGTGGTGATTATTCCCGCGTTCGGCGTGCCCACTCCCTTCATGGATGCGCTGGAGGAAAAGGGCGTGCAGATTGTGGACACGACCTGCGGGGACGTGATGAAGGTCTGGAAAAGGGTGAAGAATTACGCCGCCATGGGGATTACCTCCATCATTCACGGCAAGGCCACCCATGAGGAAACCAGCGCCACGGCCTCCCGGGCCCTGGGGGAACGGGGAAAGGGGAAATACCTGGTGGTTTACGATCTGGAGGACGCCCGCATCCTGTGCGACTACATGCTGGGCCGCGGAGACCGCGAGGCGTTCCTGAAACGGTTTGAAGGCTGTTATTCCCCGGGATTCGATCCGGACCGGGATCTGGAGGAAGTGGGCATCGCCAACCAGACCACCATGCTGAAGACGGAGACGCAGACGCTCCAGAGGATGGTGAAGGACGCCGTCGTCCAGAGGGACGGGGACGATGATAATTTTTATGTGTTCGACACTATTTGCGGCGCTACCCAGGACCGCCAGGACGCCCTGTACGAGCTGTTGAAGAACCCTCTGGACGTCATGTTCGTGGTGGGCGGCTACAATAGTTCCAACACCACGCACCTGGTGGATATCGCCAAGGAGCATGTGCCCACGTATTTCATTGAATCCGCAGAAAGCATCAAATCCATCCAGTACGTGGATGCCTTTGACACGGAAACGCGGGAAGTCCGCCGCATGACCACGGAACCGGTGGTGCAGAATCTGGGCAAATCCCTGAAGGTGGGGATTACGGCGGGCGCTTCATGCCCGGCCAACCTGATTGAGGCCACTATCCTGCGCATTGCAGAATTGCGCAAGTAG
- the rpsT gene encoding 30S ribosomal protein S20, whose translation MANTKSALKRIRQTETRTARNRAVSSKLKTLRKKIATAVETSDKEAAAVAYNTFSSAVDKAAKVGTIPANRAANYKSKAAKAIAKIA comes from the coding sequence ATGGCCAATACCAAATCCGCACTCAAGCGCATCCGTCAGACAGAAACCCGCACCGCCCGCAACCGCGCTGTGTCCTCCAAGCTGAAGACCCTCCGCAAGAAGATTGCCACTGCGGTGGAAACGTCTGACAAGGAAGCCGCTGCCGTTGCCTATAACACTTTCTCCTCCGCCGTTGACAAGGCCGCCAAGGTGGGCACCATTCCCGCCAACCGCGCCGCCAACTACAAGAGCAAGGCCGCCAAGGCCATCGCAAAAATCGCCTGA
- a CDS encoding HAD family hydrolase, producing MKKRVDLPEKKYEGYIFDLDGTLVDSMPLHYKAWRKALARAGAPDRVFLADEFYSCGGKSANDVVRFLNERYGMHMDAASTAADKRRIYLEMLEEEGMQPIREVVEFVHSLGDAPKAIATGSAMPGASRTLAAAGLSGLFDVILTPDEVEHGKPAPDMFLKAAELLGASPDRCVVFEDAEPGMEAAAAAGMDCVHVRRASLA from the coding sequence ATGAAGAAACGCGTGGATTTGCCTGAAAAAAAATATGAAGGATATATTTTTGATCTGGACGGCACCCTGGTGGACAGCATGCCGCTCCATTACAAGGCATGGCGCAAGGCCCTGGCCCGTGCGGGGGCGCCGGACCGCGTGTTCCTGGCGGATGAATTTTATTCCTGCGGCGGTAAATCCGCCAACGACGTGGTGCGTTTTCTGAATGAACGGTACGGCATGCACATGGATGCTGCTTCTACCGCTGCGGACAAGCGCCGAATTTATCTGGAAATGCTGGAAGAGGAGGGCATGCAGCCCATCCGGGAGGTGGTGGAATTCGTGCATTCCCTGGGAGACGCCCCCAAGGCGATCGCCACGGGAAGCGCCATGCCGGGAGCGTCCCGGACGCTGGCCGCCGCCGGACTTTCAGGTCTCTTTGACGTGATTCTGACGCCGGATGAAGTGGAGCATGGCAAGCCTGCGCCGGACATGTTCCTGAAAGCGGCGGAACTTCTGGGGGCATCCCCGGACCGCTGCGTGGTTTTTGAAGACGCGGAACCCGGCATGGAGGCCGCCGCAGCCGCCGGAATGGACTGCGTGCACGTCCGCCGCGCGTCCCTGGCCTGA
- the ilvB gene encoding biosynthetic-type acetolactate synthase large subunit gives MSTNDKTSSAPTKTRMTGAEVLVECLVREGVDVVFAYPGGASMPIHQALSHQPKIRTILPRHEQGGAFGAEGYGRVTGKVGVCISTSGPGATNMITSIADAYLDSTPLVAITAQVMRSLIGRGAFQETDVFGMTAPIVKHSYLVTEPEELPRIIKEAFYIASTGRPGPVVIDMPKDVQEAVFAPDFDMEMDLPGYNPVLPVPTEKLEELIPLIEGASRPVIYAGGGIISAEASADLLEFAERSQIPVATTLMGIGAMPETHPLSLRWLGMHGAVFANNAVNEADLVIALGARFDDRVTGAVNMFCPDSTIVHIDIDASEINKNKKVAHPIRANVKDALQVLNAALAAQGWERKSSGFTRTPEWFGVIEDWKKQYPFSYEDRKGYISPQAVIEELYRQTADKDPIICTGVGQHQMFAAQFFKFDKPRRLATSGGLGTMGYGLPAAMGVCLACPDKLVVNIDGDGSMLMNIQELATIHVERLPVKCIILNNQHLGMVVQWEDLKYDSNRAQTFLADPHDSYDPTHKTEDVIYPNYPLICAGFGVKCERVLRIEELPAAITRMIESPEAYVLDVMVPHDVHVLPIILGGMSYKDVILERIAGDGSAKKASELGKEIPTAL, from the coding sequence ATGAGCACAAACGACAAAACATCATCCGCCCCGACGAAAACCCGCATGACAGGAGCCGAAGTGCTCGTGGAATGCCTCGTGCGTGAAGGTGTAGACGTCGTCTTTGCCTATCCCGGCGGCGCCAGCATGCCGATTCACCAGGCCCTGAGCCATCAGCCCAAAATCCGGACCATCCTGCCCCGCCACGAACAGGGCGGCGCGTTCGGCGCGGAAGGCTACGGCCGCGTTACGGGCAAGGTGGGCGTCTGCATCTCCACTTCCGGCCCTGGCGCCACCAACATGATCACCTCCATTGCGGACGCCTATCTGGACTCCACTCCGCTGGTGGCGATTACGGCGCAGGTCATGCGTTCCCTGATCGGCCGCGGCGCCTTCCAGGAGACGGACGTGTTCGGCATGACCGCCCCCATCGTGAAGCACAGCTATCTGGTGACGGAACCGGAAGAACTGCCCCGCATCATCAAGGAAGCCTTTTACATCGCCTCCACGGGCCGTCCCGGCCCGGTGGTGATTGACATGCCCAAGGACGTGCAGGAAGCCGTGTTTGCGCCGGACTTCGACATGGAGATGGACCTCCCCGGCTACAACCCCGTGCTGCCCGTTCCCACGGAAAAGCTGGAAGAACTCATTCCGCTGATTGAAGGCGCCAGCCGTCCCGTCATTTACGCCGGCGGCGGCATCATCTCCGCGGAAGCCTCCGCGGACCTGCTGGAATTTGCGGAACGCTCCCAGATTCCCGTGGCGACCACCCTGATGGGCATAGGAGCCATGCCGGAGACCCACCCTCTTTCCCTGCGCTGGCTGGGCATGCACGGAGCCGTGTTTGCGAACAACGCCGTGAATGAAGCGGACCTGGTGATCGCCCTGGGCGCCCGGTTTGACGACCGCGTGACCGGCGCCGTCAACATGTTCTGCCCGGACTCCACCATCGTCCACATTGACATTGACGCCAGCGAGATCAACAAAAACAAGAAGGTGGCGCACCCCATCCGCGCGAACGTGAAGGACGCCCTCCAGGTTCTCAACGCCGCTCTGGCCGCTCAAGGCTGGGAACGCAAATCCTCCGGCTTTACCCGCACTCCGGAATGGTTCGGAGTGATTGAAGACTGGAAGAAGCAGTACCCCTTCTCCTATGAAGACCGCAAGGGCTATATCTCCCCGCAGGCCGTCATTGAGGAACTCTACCGCCAGACGGCGGACAAGGATCCCATCATCTGCACGGGCGTGGGCCAGCACCAGATGTTTGCCGCCCAGTTCTTCAAATTCGACAAGCCCCGTCGTCTGGCTACCTCCGGCGGCCTGGGAACCATGGGCTACGGCCTTCCCGCCGCCATGGGCGTGTGCCTGGCCTGTCCGGACAAGCTGGTGGTGAACATTGACGGAGACGGCTCCATGCTCATGAACATTCAGGAGCTGGCTACCATTCACGTGGAGCGCCTGCCTGTCAAATGCATCATCCTGAACAACCAGCACCTGGGCATGGTGGTGCAGTGGGAAGACCTGAAGTATGACTCCAACCGGGCCCAGACCTTCCTGGCGGACCCGCACGACAGCTATGACCCCACCCACAAGACGGAAGACGTCATCTACCCGAACTACCCGCTCATCTGCGCCGGATTCGGCGTCAAGTGCGAGCGCGTGCTCCGCATAGAGGAACTTCCGGCGGCCATCACCCGCATGATTGAATCCCCGGAGGCGTACGTGCTGGACGTAATGGTTCCTCACGACGTGCATGTGCTGCCGATCATCCTGGGCGGCATGAGCTACAAGGACGTGATTCTGGAACGCATTGCCGGGGACGGCTCCGCCAAGAAGGCGTCCGAACTGGGCAAGGAAATTCCGACGGCCCTGTAA
- a CDS encoding tetratricopeptide repeat protein: MHIDWLNDFLEWTPILLMVLVAVVFLVALKWRSGRMKKFLEEWKRKIVRQAEAGNPSAQFRLGRIYQEGDGVEKDPDRAEDWFHRALPGLKQKADAGDADAAFDLYDCFHEGLGAEKSDTQALHWLQLAAEQGKPEAMFDLALEYREGGLVEKNEDLFMYWLRKAAEADERDAQYLLAACYEHGNGVPQDLNLAREWYDRAAEGKDSGTEEDPERAQGK; encoded by the coding sequence ATGCATATAGACTGGTTGAATGATTTTTTGGAATGGACGCCTATTTTGCTGATGGTGCTGGTAGCGGTCGTTTTTCTGGTGGCGCTGAAATGGAGAAGCGGCAGGATGAAGAAGTTTCTGGAGGAGTGGAAACGTAAGATCGTCCGGCAGGCGGAAGCCGGGAATCCCTCCGCCCAGTTCCGTCTGGGGCGCATTTACCAGGAGGGGGACGGCGTGGAGAAGGACCCGGACCGGGCGGAGGATTGGTTTCACAGGGCGTTGCCCGGGTTGAAGCAGAAGGCGGATGCGGGAGATGCGGATGCCGCCTTTGACCTGTATGATTGTTTTCATGAAGGTCTGGGCGCGGAGAAGAGCGATACGCAGGCCCTGCACTGGCTGCAGCTTGCAGCGGAGCAGGGCAAGCCGGAGGCCATGTTTGACCTGGCCCTGGAGTACCGGGAAGGCGGCCTGGTGGAGAAGAATGAGGATTTGTTCATGTACTGGCTGCGTAAGGCTGCGGAAGCGGACGAGAGGGACGCCCAGTACCTGCTGGCCGCCTGTTATGAACACGGCAATGGAGTTCCGCAGGATTTGAATCTTGCACGGGAATGGTATGACCGCGCGGCGGAAGGAAAGGATTCCGGTACGGAGGAGGATCCGGAGCGCGCACAGGGGAAATAG